The following coding sequences lie in one Kamptonema formosum PCC 6407 genomic window:
- the atpD gene encoding F0F1 ATP synthase subunit beta, with protein MVSTAEKTNVGYITQIIGPVVDVKFPTGKLPQIYNALQISGKNQAGQDISITCEVQQLLGDSQVRTVSMLSTDGLVRGMEVADTGAPIQVPVGPATLGRIFNVIGEPVDNLGPVGASERLPIHRSAPAFTELETKPSVFETGIKVIDLLAPYRRGGKIGLFGGAGVGKTVIMMELVNNIAKAHGGVSVFGGVGERTREGNDLYKEMIESGVINEEDRSKSKIALVYGQMNEPPGARMRVGLSALAMAEYFRDVSKQDVLLFIDNIFRFVQAGSEVSALLGRMPSAVGYQPTLGTDMGDLQERITSTKEGSITSVQAVYVPADDLTDPAPATTFAHLDATTVLSRGLASKGIYPAVDPLDSTSTMLQPAVVGEDHYAIARAVQATLQRYKELQDIIAILGLDELSEDDRLTVARARKMERFLSQPFFVAEVFTGSPGKYVKLEETIKGFKMILSGELDALPEQAFYLVGNIDEAIAKAEKMKA; from the coding sequence ATGGTATCCACCGCAGAAAAAACAAACGTCGGCTACATCACCCAGATCATCGGCCCCGTTGTAGACGTAAAATTCCCCACCGGCAAACTGCCGCAAATCTATAACGCCCTCCAAATCTCAGGCAAAAACCAAGCAGGTCAAGATATTTCCATCACCTGCGAAGTGCAGCAACTCCTCGGCGACAGCCAAGTGCGGACTGTTTCTATGCTCTCCACCGACGGTCTAGTGCGCGGTATGGAAGTTGCAGACACTGGAGCTCCCATCCAAGTACCCGTCGGCCCCGCCACCCTCGGCCGGATTTTTAACGTTATCGGCGAACCTGTAGACAACCTTGGCCCTGTCGGTGCTTCGGAAAGATTACCCATCCACCGCAGCGCCCCCGCTTTCACCGAATTAGAAACTAAACCTTCGGTATTTGAAACAGGCATTAAGGTGATCGACCTTCTCGCACCCTACCGTCGCGGCGGTAAAATCGGCTTGTTCGGTGGTGCAGGTGTGGGCAAAACCGTGATTATGATGGAATTGGTGAATAACATCGCCAAGGCTCACGGTGGTGTATCAGTATTTGGTGGCGTGGGCGAACGCACCCGCGAAGGTAATGACCTCTACAAAGAAATGATCGAGTCAGGGGTTATTAACGAAGAAGACCGCAGCAAATCCAAAATTGCCCTAGTTTACGGTCAAATGAATGAGCCGCCTGGAGCTCGGATGCGTGTAGGTTTGTCCGCTCTAGCTATGGCTGAATATTTCCGTGATGTCAGCAAACAAGACGTGCTGCTGTTCATTGATAATATCTTCCGCTTCGTGCAAGCTGGTTCTGAAGTATCTGCTCTACTTGGCCGGATGCCTTCTGCTGTAGGCTATCAGCCAACTCTGGGCACTGACATGGGTGACTTGCAAGAACGGATTACCTCGACTAAAGAGGGTTCCATTACTTCAGTACAAGCCGTCTACGTACCCGCAGATGACTTGACTGACCCCGCACCGGCGACAACTTTTGCTCACTTGGACGCTACTACCGTGCTTTCTCGCGGTTTAGCTTCTAAGGGAATTTATCCAGCAGTTGACCCTCTGGATTCTACTTCGACGATGTTGCAACCTGCTGTCGTTGGTGAAGATCACTATGCGATCGCTCGTGCTGTCCAAGCTACTTTGCAACGCTACAAGGAACTCCAAGATATTATCGCCATTTTGGGCTTGGATGAATTGTCTGAAGACGATCGCTTGACGGTGGCCCGTGCCCGTAAGATGGAGCGTTTCTTGTCTCAGCCTTTCTTTGTGGCAGAAGTGTTTACCGGTTCTCCTGGTAAGTATGTGAAGCTAGAAGAAACGATCAAGGGCTTCAAGATGATTCTGTCTGGTGAGCTCGACGCTTTACCCGAACAAGCTTTCTATCTCGTCGGCAATATTGACGAAGCGATCGCCAAAGCTGAAAAGATGAAAGCTTAA
- a CDS encoding type II toxin-antitoxin system antitoxin SocA domain-containing protein, which produces MLETIIKYFVYATKGYITKTQLIKFLYLADLYSVKWTGKQLTELNWRYYHYGPWNEDIDAALNQMDGKDISLELQGETILIKLAVTSGNVNDLELPLGLKLMLDNIRREWAGAGQDKVNQLLDYVYSTAPMLEVKDSHKPEEKVRLNLFKEREKLIGELG; this is translated from the coding sequence ATGCTGGAAACTATTATCAAGTATTTTGTCTATGCAACAAAAGGCTATATCACAAAAACGCAGTTAATCAAGTTTTTGTATTTAGCCGATCTTTATTCTGTCAAGTGGACAGGAAAGCAGCTTACTGAGCTAAATTGGCGTTATTATCACTATGGCCCTTGGAACGAAGACATAGATGCAGCTTTAAATCAAATGGATGGCAAAGATATTTCTCTAGAATTACAGGGAGAAACGATATTAATTAAACTCGCTGTTACTTCGGGTAATGTGAATGACTTGGAGTTGCCTTTAGGTCTGAAGCTAATGCTTGACAACATCAGAAGAGAATGGGCTGGTGCAGGACAGGATAAAGTAAATCAGTTACTAGATTACGTTTATAGCACTGCTCCAATGCTTGAGGTTAAAGATAGCCATAAGCCAGAGGAAAAGGTGCGGCTAAATCTTTTTAAAGAAAGAGAAAAGTTAATCGGTGAATTGGGGTGA
- a CDS encoding type II toxin-antitoxin system PemK/MazF family toxin translates to MNWGEQVAGKKPRQGWIYFINPYRVSIRCKLGHNHIYDLNEPGEIECKTNSCTQIINSSRVFRGEHPYIIWTSDQFQDDVEYIQTFTVIPLTSQETYKGLPTAYPINSTSKNGLSANSFALVHQICTVDANCFKDLQGNWSDRIGQLDKGDKEAIEERLKYFLNLQESPGEDWFAQNASIELLQKVFDYLPDKETKSNAIEKLIDNLGL, encoded by the coding sequence GTGAATTGGGGTGAGCAAGTGGCTGGGAAAAAACCGCGCCAAGGTTGGATTTATTTTATCAATCCCTATAGAGTATCTATTCGTTGCAAACTAGGGCATAATCATATTTATGACTTAAATGAGCCAGGGGAAATTGAATGCAAAACTAACTCTTGCACCCAGATAATTAATTCCAGTAGGGTGTTCCGAGGAGAGCACCCTTATATTATTTGGACAAGTGACCAATTTCAAGATGATGTTGAATATATACAAACTTTCACTGTGATTCCATTAACTTCACAAGAAACCTATAAAGGTTTACCAACAGCATATCCGATTAACTCTACAAGCAAAAATGGTCTTTCTGCAAATTCCTTTGCTCTAGTACATCAGATATGTACTGTTGATGCTAACTGCTTTAAAGACTTACAAGGAAATTGGTCAGACAGAATTGGACAATTGGATAAAGGAGATAAAGAAGCGATAGAGGAACGTTTAAAGTATTTTTTAAATCTTCAGGAAAGTCCTGGTGAAGATTGGTTTGCTCAAAATGCGTCCATAGAACTTTTACAGAAGGTATTTGATTATCTACCCGATAAAGAAACAAAAAGTAATGCCATAGAAAAACTAATAGATAATCTCGGATTATAA
- a CDS encoding VOC family protein yields the protein MVDLGFTHIALAVKDVDASIAFYTQYARMQVVHRRIDRMSQVDVAWVSDLTRPFVIVLIKTERVEGSLLPQSHLGIACESRDEVKQLCDRAQSEGILLEGPNDWGAPVGYWAYIRDPDSHTLEISYGQEVRFTIEQITENSNPAFNVIVTD from the coding sequence ATGGTTGATTTAGGTTTTACACATATTGCACTTGCAGTTAAAGATGTAGATGCAAGCATTGCCTTTTATACCCAGTACGCTCGAATGCAAGTAGTCCATCGTCGGATAGATCGGATGTCTCAAGTAGATGTAGCTTGGGTTAGCGATTTAACTAGACCATTTGTCATCGTGTTAATTAAAACGGAGCGAGTAGAAGGATCTCTTTTGCCTCAGTCTCACCTGGGTATTGCTTGTGAAAGTCGCGATGAAGTTAAGCAACTTTGCGATCGCGCTCAGTCAGAAGGAATTCTTTTAGAAGGGCCCAATGATTGGGGCGCTCCTGTTGGTTATTGGGCTTATATCCGCGATCCAGATAGTCATACGCTGGAAATTTCCTACGGACAAGAGGTGCGATTTACTATCGAACAAATAACTGAAAATAGTAATCCCGCTTTCAATGTGATTGTCACCGATTGA
- a CDS encoding PadR family transcriptional regulator, with amino-acid sequence MFRRFRFDFPTLVSAGVSEEDLSFISYWFQHGKERGRPHHGHHGKHFGDQGFGRGWGDEHRTRRGDIKFILLELLSEHPAHGYDLIKEMETRNGGFRRLSPGSVYPTLQMLEDGGYLNSTQEGGKKIYTITDEGRQLLAERTQQENSDSPWEAFKTVMMGKPQELIELRNVATELGAAVMQVARGGNVERMSRVRELLDQAKRDIYGILAEK; translated from the coding sequence ATGTTTAGACGCTTTCGTTTTGACTTTCCGACACTTGTATCCGCAGGAGTCAGTGAAGAGGATCTATCGTTTATCAGTTATTGGTTCCAGCATGGCAAAGAGCGTGGTAGGCCTCATCACGGCCATCATGGCAAACACTTTGGGGATCAAGGATTTGGTCGTGGGTGGGGAGATGAACACCGGACTCGTCGGGGAGACATCAAATTCATCCTGCTGGAATTGTTATCCGAGCACCCGGCTCATGGTTACGATCTGATCAAAGAAATGGAAACCCGCAATGGTGGTTTCCGTCGTCTCAGTCCCGGTTCAGTATATCCAACACTCCAAATGCTGGAGGATGGTGGCTATCTCAACAGCACACAGGAAGGCGGTAAGAAGATTTACACCATTACCGATGAGGGTAGACAACTCTTGGCAGAGCGTACCCAACAGGAAAATTCAGACTCTCCTTGGGAGGCCTTCAAAACCGTAATGATGGGTAAACCCCAAGAGTTAATTGAGTTGCGAAATGTAGCAACAGAATTAGGTGCTGCTGTCATGCAAGTTGCTCGCGGTGGCAATGTGGAGCGAATGAGTCGGGTGCGCGAGCTTTTAGACCAAGCTAAACGAGATATTTATGGGATTCTTGCTGAGAAATAA
- the trpC gene encoding indole-3-glycerol phosphate synthase TrpC, whose translation MIEIRRRRPNPAVSVLYLSYQVAVPDDKPRHILEEIVWQKEIEVAQMRDRTPLAELQKQAAKISPPRDFLAALRHSKTKPAVIAEVKKASPSKGVIREDFDPAAIALAYQQGGASCISVLTDVKFFQGSFDNLAIVRSTVEVPLLCKDFLIYPYQIYLARVRGADAVLLIASILSDKDIQYFVKIVKALGMSALIEVHTLEELDRVLTIEGVNLIGINNRNLEDFTVNLETTSQLLAARGSEIRDRDILVVSESGLHVPADLALVVSAGAQAVLIGESLVKQPDIAQALTKLTRPAT comes from the coding sequence ATGATTGAAATCCGCCGCCGTCGCCCCAACCCAGCCGTGTCCGTACTCTACCTCAGCTACCAGGTAGCAGTACCCGATGACAAACCCCGCCACATCCTAGAAGAAATAGTCTGGCAAAAAGAAATAGAAGTTGCCCAGATGCGCGATCGCACTCCCTTAGCCGAGCTCCAAAAACAAGCAGCTAAAATATCCCCTCCCCGCGATTTCCTAGCCGCACTGCGCCATAGCAAAACTAAACCCGCTGTCATTGCTGAAGTCAAAAAAGCTTCACCCAGTAAAGGCGTAATTAGAGAAGATTTTGACCCCGCCGCGATCGCACTTGCCTACCAACAAGGCGGCGCTAGCTGCATATCCGTCCTCACCGATGTAAAATTCTTTCAAGGTAGTTTCGATAACTTAGCAATTGTTCGCTCGACCGTTGAAGTGCCCCTACTTTGCAAAGATTTCCTGATTTACCCTTACCAAATTTACCTCGCCCGCGTCCGAGGAGCCGATGCCGTACTGCTAATCGCCTCCATCCTTTCTGACAAAGACATACAGTATTTTGTCAAAATTGTCAAAGCTCTGGGGATGAGTGCACTAATCGAAGTTCACACCCTCGAAGAACTAGATCGCGTATTGACCATAGAAGGCGTAAACCTCATAGGCATCAACAACCGCAACCTCGAAGATTTTACCGTCAATCTGGAAACTACCAGCCAACTTTTAGCCGCACGGGGTAGCGAAATCCGCGATCGCGATATCTTAGTTGTAAGCGAGTCAGGATTGCACGTACCCGCAGACTTGGCCCTCGTGGTTAGTGCTGGGGCTCAAGCCGTCCTGATCGGCGAATCTCTAGTGAAACAGCCCGATATTGCCCAAGCTTTAACAAAACTTACCCGCCCAGCCACCTGA
- a CDS encoding DUF5340 domain-containing protein: MEQIPLPSHIHYELLLQLLERKTLFAVSLKSPQQEQVQQLIVTLRKAVAQQKQLEESCKRSNLPVEYLWSLNEIKAESVEGEVKIKD; the protein is encoded by the coding sequence ATGGAGCAAATTCCCCTTCCTTCCCACATACATTATGAACTATTACTGCAACTTCTAGAGCGCAAAACATTGTTTGCTGTCAGCCTAAAATCTCCCCAGCAAGAACAAGTCCAACAACTGATAGTCACCCTCCGCAAAGCCGTCGCTCAGCAAAAGCAACTCGAAGAAAGTTGCAAACGCTCTAACTTACCAGTAGAATACCTCTGGTCACTCAATGAAATCAAAGCTGAGTCAGTTGAGGGAGAAGTAAAAATTAAAGATTAA
- a CDS encoding pyridoxal-phosphate-dependent aminotransferase family protein, with the protein MDNKLMLMIPGPTPVPEAALLAMAKHPMGHRSSEFDAIFAECTENLKWLHQTKSDVLSLTVSGTGAMEAGIINFLSAGDRVLVGNNGKFGERWGEVAQAYGLNAEIITAEWGQPLDPEKFREKLEADTNKEIKAVIITHSETSTGVLNDLETINRHVKAHGEALIMVDAVTSLGAANVPMDEWGIDVIASGSQKAYMIPPGLGFVAVSPKAWEAYKTAKLPRFYLDLGKYRKDAAKNTTPFTPPVNMFFGLQVTLRMMKAEGLENVFARHQRLMKTTHAAVKALGLGLLAADGAASPAITAVAPPAEVDAQKVRSLMKKRFDILLADGQDHLKGKIFRIGHLGFVCDRDILAAISALETVLRELGYEGFSSGAGIAAAAKVLSES; encoded by the coding sequence ATGGATAACAAGTTAATGCTGATGATTCCTGGCCCCACGCCAGTACCAGAAGCAGCATTACTGGCAATGGCCAAGCACCCGATGGGCCACCGTAGCAGCGAATTTGATGCGATCTTTGCAGAGTGTACTGAGAACCTGAAATGGCTACACCAAACTAAAAGCGACGTACTAAGTTTAACTGTTTCCGGCACTGGCGCGATGGAAGCAGGGATAATTAATTTCTTAAGTGCAGGCGATCGCGTCCTTGTCGGTAATAATGGTAAATTCGGGGAACGTTGGGGTGAAGTCGCCCAAGCTTACGGCCTAAATGCTGAAATCATCACCGCAGAATGGGGTCAACCCCTCGATCCAGAAAAATTTCGCGAGAAATTAGAAGCAGATACCAACAAAGAAATTAAAGCCGTTATTATCACCCACTCCGAAACTTCTACAGGCGTTCTCAACGACTTGGAAACCATCAACCGCCACGTAAAAGCTCACGGTGAAGCTTTAATTATGGTCGATGCCGTCACCAGTTTAGGGGCCGCTAACGTACCGATGGATGAGTGGGGAATTGACGTAATTGCTTCTGGTTCTCAGAAAGCTTATATGATTCCCCCCGGTTTGGGTTTTGTCGCCGTTAGTCCCAAAGCTTGGGAAGCTTATAAAACTGCTAAATTGCCGCGTTTTTATCTGGATTTAGGCAAATACCGCAAAGATGCTGCTAAAAATACGACTCCTTTCACCCCGCCAGTGAATATGTTTTTTGGTCTGCAAGTAACTCTGCGGATGATGAAGGCGGAGGGATTAGAAAATGTGTTTGCACGTCACCAGCGATTGATGAAAACTACCCATGCAGCGGTGAAAGCTTTAGGCCTGGGTTTATTGGCTGCTGACGGGGCCGCAAGTCCAGCGATTACAGCAGTGGCACCACCCGCAGAGGTAGATGCTCAAAAAGTGCGATCGCTGATGAAAAAGCGGTTTGATATTCTCCTCGCTGACGGTCAAGACCATTTGAAGGGTAAAATTTTCCGTATTGGTCATTTAGGATTTGTGTGCGATCGCGATATTCTTGCCGCTATTTCTGCCTTAGAAACAGTTCTCCGAGAATTAGGTTATGAAGGCTTTAGTTCTGGTGCCGGTATTGCCGCTGCTGCCAAAGTTTTGTCTGAATCTTAA
- the mgtE gene encoding magnesium transporter, with amino-acid sequence MTEKNSSSSTIPTYSRNELRELVRSQLQALLEQSDLKGAKAILVPVQPPDIAEAIEGLPETMQVIAFRLLSKDEAIEVYEHLDSSVQQALCEEFKRQEVLDIVDKMSPDDRARLFDELPATVVRRLLAQLSPAERQATALLLGYEANTAGRIMTPKYISLKESLTITETLERIRTLAPTTETIYYLYVTDAARRLTGILTLGDLVTSPLDKTIGEIMTRDLVSVQTDTDQEEVARLIQRYDFLAVPVVDSEQRLVGIITVDDVIDILEEETTEDIYALGGLQSGGDNYFQTDLFTVARKRVVWLFVLLLTNTVTGTIIRSQEDILQQVVVLAAFIPLLTGTGGNVGAQSSTVVIRGLNTDEIRAMGPLQVILREGMAGALLGSILGLVATVWAYVLQGNLPVAVAVGTSLLAIAMLASVAGSALPFLFRSLGLDPALMSAPFITTAVDVLGVLIYFGTARLILQI; translated from the coding sequence GTGACAGAGAAAAATTCCTCATCCTCTACCATACCGACCTATTCTCGCAACGAACTGCGGGAATTAGTGCGATCGCAGCTACAGGCATTACTAGAACAAAGCGACCTCAAAGGAGCTAAAGCCATTCTAGTGCCCGTCCAGCCTCCTGACATAGCCGAAGCGATCGAAGGCTTACCAGAAACCATGCAAGTAATAGCCTTCCGCTTACTCTCCAAAGACGAAGCGATCGAAGTCTACGAACACCTCGACTCCAGCGTACAGCAGGCACTCTGCGAAGAATTCAAACGCCAAGAAGTCCTCGACATCGTAGATAAAATGTCCCCCGATGACCGAGCGCGGCTATTTGATGAACTGCCCGCAACAGTCGTTCGTCGCCTCTTGGCCCAACTGAGCCCAGCGGAACGCCAAGCAACCGCCCTGCTTTTAGGTTACGAAGCCAACACCGCAGGGCGGATCATGACCCCAAAATACATCTCCCTTAAAGAAAGCCTCACCATTACCGAAACCCTAGAACGCATACGCACATTAGCCCCCACTACTGAAACCATCTATTATCTCTACGTCACTGACGCTGCCCGTCGTCTGACGGGAATTTTAACTTTGGGGGATTTAGTCACATCACCCCTTGATAAAACTATTGGCGAAATTATGACCCGCGATTTAGTGTCAGTCCAAACCGACACGGATCAAGAAGAAGTCGCCAGACTCATCCAGCGTTACGACTTTCTTGCAGTCCCAGTAGTAGACAGCGAACAGCGTCTCGTCGGCATCATCACCGTTGACGACGTAATTGATATCTTGGAGGAGGAAACCACCGAAGATATTTATGCTTTAGGCGGTCTCCAATCCGGCGGCGACAATTATTTTCAGACAGATTTATTCACCGTTGCCCGCAAGCGAGTTGTTTGGTTATTTGTTTTACTCCTAACAAATACTGTCACAGGCACGATTATCCGATCGCAAGAAGACATTTTGCAGCAAGTAGTAGTGCTCGCTGCATTTATTCCCCTACTCACAGGTACAGGGGGTAACGTCGGAGCCCAGTCCTCAACCGTTGTGATTCGCGGCTTAAACACCGACGAAATTCGGGCAATGGGCCCCCTGCAAGTAATTTTGCGGGAAGGTATGGCAGGGGCGTTACTAGGCTCGATATTGGGCCTAGTAGCAACGGTCTGGGCCTATGTTCTCCAGGGGAATTTACCAGTAGCAGTAGCGGTGGGTACAAGTTTATTAGCGATCGCAATGTTAGCCTCCGTCGCCGGTTCGGCCCTCCCCTTCCTCTTTCGTTCCTTGGGATTAGACCCCGCCTTAATGTCCGCCCCCTTTATCACCACCGCCGTAGATGTCCTTGGGGTTCTGATTTATTTTGGCACAGCCAGACTCATCTTACAAATATAA
- a CDS encoding amino acid ABC transporter substrate-binding protein produces MSKKLTITAISLIFPLFFPTISLAQSALQDIRQNGVLKVGIRKDAAPFGYTEGDNWKGLCVEGMEIFRASLEKQLNRSVRLEKLETVLDESSPQGRYRSITSKRAHLECGPNTINKNSPTGIAFSLPFLYSGTYLMVKPENRLRVNPSGFLQDLTIGVLGDSLTQQFIAGRYQLANQKVYQGQSGRQTAVKDAVEGKIDALASDGILLVGEALRQGLNPNQYALIPEKPLTCIAYGMIVPANDSEWKEIVNNFIRNNSSQTLLERSFGANSPLITISVADQDKCI; encoded by the coding sequence ATGAGCAAAAAACTAACAATTACAGCAATCAGTCTTATCTTTCCCCTATTTTTCCCGACAATTAGTCTAGCACAGTCAGCATTGCAAGACATTCGGCAAAACGGCGTTCTCAAAGTAGGAATTAGGAAAGATGCCGCTCCTTTTGGCTATACAGAAGGCGACAATTGGAAAGGCCTTTGTGTGGAAGGCATGGAAATATTTAGAGCCAGTCTTGAAAAGCAATTAAATCGCTCCGTTCGATTAGAAAAACTGGAAACAGTTCTCGATGAATCTTCGCCTCAAGGTCGCTATCGCAGCATTACCAGCAAACGCGCTCACCTTGAATGTGGCCCCAATACTATTAACAAAAATTCGCCGACGGGGATTGCTTTTTCTCTACCATTTTTGTACAGTGGCACCTATTTAATGGTAAAACCCGAAAACAGGCTCAGAGTCAACCCTTCTGGCTTCCTCCAAGATCTTACCATTGGCGTGTTGGGAGATTCCCTCACCCAGCAATTTATAGCTGGACGCTATCAATTAGCTAACCAGAAAGTTTATCAAGGACAATCAGGAAGACAAACAGCAGTAAAAGATGCCGTAGAAGGTAAGATAGATGCCTTGGCTAGCGATGGTATACTGTTGGTAGGAGAAGCATTAAGACAGGGTTTAAATCCCAACCAATATGCTCTAATTCCCGAAAAGCCTTTGACTTGTATTGCTTACGGGATGATCGTTCCAGCTAATGATTCTGAATGGAAAGAAATTGTTAACAATTTCATTCGCAATAACTCATCTCAAACTCTTCTAGAACGCTCGTTTGGAGCCAATTCTCCTCTGATAACGATCAGTGTTGCAGATCAAGATAAGTGTATCTGA
- a CDS encoding DNA methyltransferase: MLAKSNSSPFQTNDKDDIHMEITEEFKQLELLLEFNQSVSSESTFSNSERFGTFQDSMSAPIHRWFKYPAGFSYKLVEELISDFNLNSKSLVIDPFAGCGTTAVTAKQNGINSIGIEAHPFVYWVAQAKCFWEYDMKKLRQSITNLLAYLQSPPPFPGSDVLKNFPELLGKCYSDENLWVLKFIRDSIESFVCTKEEKDFLKIALTDSLRTASKAGTGWPYIAPSKYHQKNEQPALRVFGETLWGMYKDLTIVQANCHL, encoded by the coding sequence GTGCTGGCAAAATCCAACAGTTCTCCTTTCCAAACTAATGATAAGGATGATATTCACATGGAAATCACAGAAGAATTTAAACAGTTAGAGCTGCTACTTGAATTTAATCAATCTGTATCTTCTGAATCAACATTTTCTAATAGTGAACGTTTTGGAACATTTCAAGATAGTATGAGCGCTCCTATTCACCGCTGGTTTAAGTATCCGGCTGGCTTTAGTTATAAATTGGTAGAGGAGCTTATTTCTGACTTTAACCTCAACTCTAAATCCTTAGTAATCGATCCTTTTGCTGGATGTGGAACTACAGCGGTGACTGCTAAGCAAAACGGTATTAACTCTATTGGAATTGAAGCGCATCCTTTTGTATATTGGGTAGCTCAAGCCAAGTGTTTCTGGGAATATGACATGAAAAAACTCCGCCAGAGTATCACCAATTTACTTGCTTACCTCCAGTCCCCACCACCTTTCCCAGGTTCGGATGTTTTGAAAAACTTTCCTGAACTTTTGGGTAAGTGTTACTCTGATGAAAACTTGTGGGTTCTCAAATTTATTCGTGATTCTATAGAGTCATTTGTTTGTACGAAAGAAGAAAAAGATTTCTTGAAAATAGCTCTAACTGATTCATTACGAACAGCATCAAAAGCTGGTACTGGTTGGCCATATATTGCACCTAGCAAATATCACCAAAAGAATGAACAACCAGCTTTAAGAGTATTTGGCGAAACACTCTGGGGAATGTATAAAGATTTAACAATTGTCCAAGCTAACTGTCACTTATAA